The sequence CCCCAGTTTGAGCTTGTTGAGCATCTGGGAGTCGCTGCCCAATTGGCTCGAGCCATAGGTCACGACCTTGGCCTTGCCCTTGAGCTTTTCGTTGACTGTCTCGGCGAACTTGTTGGCTGTTATCTCGAACAAGGAACCCGGCCCACCCACGTGGCCGAACTTGATCTGAAGTTCGGCTGCCTGCGCTGCGGATGTGGCGAGACCTAACAGGGACGCGATCAAGGCTGTCTTCAAGACTTTCATGCTGACCTCCACTCTTGTTTTTATTGAGGCGTACCGCAAACCCTTCTTCACAGTCGAGGGCTGACGCGATGCCCCCGGCTGGACCGCCGGCAGCGGCTGAAACCGGCTAACGGGTGTAGGCGAGAAAATGAATTCATTATTCATAACCCGAAGCAGACGTTAGACCAGCTTTGTGCGGTGCGCCAGAAATCGGGGGATAAAAAAGGTGACCGTCCGTCCCTATTTTTTTGGAAAGTGACGGCGGCAAGGACATGGACGCAACGGCTGCCGCCGACGCCGTGGGTCAATCGAAAGGGATCAAATGATGGGGCAAGCGCGACGACCGCCGCGGCTGATAATCGGCCCACCGGCCACCGGCTCCGGTGGGCCCGCAATGCTGATCGACACGCGGCGATCCGCCAGACGGGTCCGCCGAGCGCGCCGATCGAAGGTCAGGCCGGAACGATGCCAGCGCGCAGCCCCGCGGCCTCGATTCCGACAATGGCCGCTTGTTCGTCCTCATCGGAGGATGCCCCGCTGACGCCTACGGCGCCGATCACTTCATCGTCGGCCGAGAGGATCAGTACCCCACCCGGCACCGGCACGAAGTGCCCATCCGAAGCCGCGGCCACAGACGCAAGGAAGGCGGGTCGCTGCTCGTTTCGCTCGCCGACGGTACGGCTGGACACGCCATTGCCCAGCGCGGCGAACGCCTTGCCCCTGGCGACCGGCAAGCGTAACGGCGCGCAGCCATCCTCGCGCTCGGCGGCAATGAGGTTGCCGCCTGCGTCCATGACGAATAGGGTGAGTGGCTCCATGCCCCGAGCCTTTGCCTCGGCAAATGCAGCGTCGATGATTCGCCGGGCTTGCGCGCGTGGAATGACGACGCTCGAACGATATACCTTACCTGCCATGTCCTATCCTCCAGAGGGCCCGGTAGGGAACCAGGCGAAATTGATCGGCGCGTCGCGCAACGCCTTTCAACCATCAGCGCGACCCAGCCCTGCTTGTTTTGCGTTCGACCTTTCGCTTATGTCGCACTTTTGGCCTATTTTGTATTCTTAATTCAAAACGCTAGCAGACCTTTCGCTGATATCAATAACAACGGACGTGATCAGGTAACGGCGCGGGCCATCAAGGAAAAACAGCCTTGGAAAAAATCCAGCACAAAATTCTGTATCAGGAAGCCGCCAACCGGATTCGTGAACTGATCGAGCACGGTTCATTGGTTGCCGGCGAAAAGATTTCCGAGAAGCAGCTTTGCGAG is a genomic window of Stutzerimonas stutzeri containing:
- a CDS encoding GlcG/HbpS family heme-binding protein produces the protein MAGKVYRSSVVIPRAQARRIIDAAFAEAKARGMEPLTLFVMDAGGNLIAAEREDGCAPLRLPVARGKAFAALGNGVSSRTVGERNEQRPAFLASVAAASDGHFVPVPGGVLILSADDEVIGAVGVSGASSDEDEQAAIVGIEAAGLRAGIVPA